The following are from one region of the Polaribacter marinaquae genome:
- a CDS encoding UDP-2,3-diacylglucosamine diphosphatase: protein MKKNKKRKLDYVVISDVHLGTYGCKAAELLNYLKSIDPKVLILNGDIIDIWQFNKRYFPKSHMNVIKHITGLLSKGTEVYYITGNHDEMLRKFKGFQLGNFKILNKLVLDIDDKKTWVFHGDVFDVTMKHSKWLAKLGGKGYDLLILINTFINWISRLLGYGKLSLSKKIKNSVKSAVKFINHFEETASDIAIDNNYDYVVCGHIHQPEIREIANAKGKTTYLNSGDWIENLTALEYKKKQWTLYEYNKDEIVKNNTVKLSKKELKALKKQDSQNFIFNEFLKEFDIKKPVK, encoded by the coding sequence ATGAAAAAAAACAAAAAACGTAAGTTAGACTATGTTGTAATTTCTGATGTGCATTTAGGCACTTATGGCTGTAAAGCGGCAGAATTATTAAACTATTTAAAATCTATAGATCCAAAAGTTTTAATACTTAACGGAGACATTATAGACATATGGCAATTTAACAAACGTTATTTTCCTAAATCTCATATGAATGTAATTAAACACATTACCGGACTACTTTCTAAGGGAACAGAAGTGTATTACATTACCGGAAATCATGACGAAATGCTTAGAAAATTTAAAGGTTTTCAATTGGGGAATTTTAAAATTTTGAACAAACTTGTTTTAGATATTGATGATAAAAAAACATGGGTTTTTCATGGTGATGTTTTTGATGTAACCATGAAACATTCGAAATGGCTGGCGAAATTAGGCGGTAAAGGCTACGATTTACTTATTTTGATTAACACATTTATAAATTGGATTAGTAGATTATTAGGTTACGGAAAACTATCCTTATCAAAAAAAATTAAAAACAGTGTAAAAAGTGCTGTAAAATTCATCAATCATTTTGAAGAAACCGCTTCTGATATTGCAATTGATAACAACTACGATTATGTAGTTTGTGGTCATATTCATCAACCAGAAATAAGAGAAATTGCGAACGCTAAAGGAAAAACAACTTACTTAAACTCTGGTGATTGGATAGAAAATTTAACTGCATTAGAATATAAGAAAAAGCAATGGACTTTATACGAATATAATAAAGATGAAATTGTAAAAAACAATACAGTAAAGTTATCTAAAAAAGAGTTAAAAGCTTTAAAAAAACAAGATTCTCAAAACTTTATTTTTAATGAATTTTTAAAAGAATTTGACATAAAAAAACCGGTAAAATAA